TGGATGTGATGAATACAGGTGGAGTATGGACAGAATTCATCAGAGAGAGGTTGAGGGTTGATTGGAGGTCAAAGAGAGTCGAGACATTTCTACAGGAAAGGAGGCGGGGTCTGGaattaaataaatcaacatgGAATAAAACGGCAACTCTTTTAGACGGCAAGTTGGGGGCCATACAAGAACTCAAAACGAAAGCAGCAGACGCAGAGTTTTCCTAACTTTTAGTTTTAATTGTTGGTCAATGGACTCTTATTTTAGAGAAACCCTGCTCGATAAATGCAAGTTTTCTTTGAACACAAAATGCCCAATTTATAACACAAGCATTCTGTCAAAGACATGGCGGTTGAAGGCCATTACAGGAAAACACTAATCATAACTTTCTACAAAGAACAAAGAAGACACTAATCTACAGTTTTTGCAGGCTGGGTTATTATTTGTCGCTCTTCAATAGAAGAAGCTATTGAAATGAGTCAATTTAAGATGCTGGATTATGTTGGATTTTATTACTATTCTGTGTTTATACAGCTGTTAAGGACCAGGTTATGATGGAGCAACCTCCCCAATGCAACCTGCAAACCTGGTGTGCATTAGATTATATTAAAATCTACACACTCAATACAAGCTTTTCCATTGGTTCAGTTTAGTTGGTAACGATTTGGGGCAATTTGGACCTGGAGTACCACAGGGATATTTCTCAGTCAAATGTTCAGATCAAACAAACCTGGCTGATTCTGTTGAAGCCGTATTGCTTGAAGTTCTCGTCATAGAGCGGCACGGTGCGGGGCCCGATGTAGAAAGGCTCCCAGGGGTCCACCCAGGCGAGCGTGTAGGCCACTTCCAAGGTGCCCGTGTCTCTGACGTGGCTGTTGACCCAGCGCGAGTAGTTGGTGGGGGCTTGACAGCGAGGACACAGCTCTTCATAGAACGGCCGGACCTCTCCCACCTGATAGAGCTGGACCAACTCCTCCTTGGTGCCCGGCAATTTCCGGGCGTGACGGATCTCGAAGGCGGGCAGGACGAACACCTCCTCGCTCGTCGGCTGACGCTTCTTGATCATGTCCAGGAAGTTCTGGTGCAGGTCGGCGCTCGGCATCATATCGATGTCGATGACCAGCATGAAGGAGGACTCCATGCCTCCTCTGGCGACGTTTCGCAGAAGGTTGTTGGGGTAGGAGACGTTTCCGCTGATGGCGTAGTTCTTGTGTTTATCCCTGTAGGTCTCCAGCCTGGAGAACACAGAAGCGCAGTCCTCAAGACCCGCAAAGTGCTCGCGGTCCTGCTCGGGGAAGCTGGCCATCTCTCCTGACAGGCACACCAAGTGGAAGTCCACCAGGGCCTGAATCTGAGGGCAGAAGAAGCTGAGCGCGTAGACCAGAGCTGTGGCAAACTTAACATCTTGCCCGTGTGCAAATATCGCCACAGAGAGAGGGTTCTGCCACCGCTGCAGAAGAGACTCCAGGTGATGCAGGTTGTTGATGGTTGTGTGTGTTCCCAAAGCCAGGACATTGGAGCTGGGCGCCGACCCTGGTTTCTGGTCAGTGGTGTAATCGCTTTTGATCAAGTTCTTGTAGACCCGGTACTGACCACTGTTGTCAAAGATCCCCCCAGTGGACAGAGAGTACCTCAGACGCTCTTTGCGTGAGTTTTTCTCGGCGTGCGCATTCTTCTTACCCCCAGAGCCTCCGAAGAGCTCCGAGTACCGGTACCGCTGCTGCTTACCGTGAAACCTGGACAGGAAGGACAGGTAAATGAGCTGCAGGAGCGCTACGATCAGCAGAGCACTCAGCACCACTTTGAATGCGGAACATTTCTTGGAGAGATGCATTCCAGGAGAAACTGCAAAACACAAAGCAGGACCAAACACCGGAGCAGGTTTGTTGTTTGCTTGAGGCGCCTCTGCTTACATCAGCTACATAGCAATGGCGATGATAGGACGACCGCCTATCAGGCTGCAGATGCAAACAAATCTTGattgcatgttttgttttttttttggttaaatcAGGGCTGTCCCGGTTTTTCTTGTCGCTGTCGATATCACGAAAAATCCAGCTTCTTTGATCTCCATCTAAACACAGCGCAGTTGTTACCATTTGCTCCTGCGACAGCGGCGCATGTGCATACGTCATTACCGTAGTGCACCGAGCAGAGGCGCCATGTGATCTGCTTAAACCGCTGCTAGAGATCACGGCTGCGGGTAAAGGGACCCGGATACTACTGCGCGTAACACGAGGGAAACACGGTTCACTGcgattaaaataaatatttgatatttgtttgttgttcgCCTTTATTAGGTTAAGTGGTGTGGTTAGGTAATCCATGGGacgaggtggccgagtggttaaggcgatggactgctaatccattgtgctctgcacgcgtgggttcgaatcccatcctcgtcgacatctttttttgttataaatacatttcttcatGTGACACCTTTATTGAAGCCAATTTCCGCCagtaataaaaatgaaaataataaagtctcataatttcattatttatctcattattttgacttatctcattattatgactttatatctcataattatgactttttatctcattattatgactttatatctcataattatgactttttatctcattattttgactttttatctcattattatgactttatatctcattattatgactttttatctcattattatgactttatatctcataatttcgatttttcattttcattttttttaactggcggaaatgggttTCCATATACCTTGGACCTTTGCTGATAGAAAATTACGATTACGATAATTACTTGGGTCAATTCAATTTATGAAAACTGACTGCTATAATAACAGCTGTAGGTTTTTAAATGAAAGGctgttttataaaacattttcattatgaggaattaacttaattaaaacttaacagggccttctccatagctgcccccctccctctggaactcactccctacacacattcGACACTGCAacgaccctcctactttcaaatcacttatcaaaactcacctctccAAACacgcttttaatgtatgattgtgatgtattttctgttttctgtagtttaccttttattgttgttatctttatgatttgtgtgtaatgttgcaatgtctgttagtctgcccttactgtgctgttctttctgtttttaactattgtaaagtgtctttgagtttttaaaagcgcttataaataaaatgtattattattattaattagtTTGGTTTTAAAAACTATTAAACAGTCGGAATAGTCTCTTGCTCAAGTTTTTTCACACTTCATTTAGATTTGAAAACAGCCATGACTTAAAACTGATTTAAGTCAGTTTTCTATCTTGATTTGAATTCATATCATCATCTTGCAATCCAAAGGGGCAGAATAGCTTATCATTACAATCTGGAGGTGGGGTTTTAGGAGACAAAGCAAGTTGTGATTTCTTAATCGTACGTTTCCTTTCAACACTGCCCGCAGACAAATCTGACAGGAGGAAAGATGGACATCAGACAACCTCAATAAGATTTGGTTTCATTATTTGGAATCTGCAGGTCACAGTGTGAGAGATTGTAATGGGCTTTGTTTCAAAGATTTATGACACAAAacaatgcatcttttttttgtttgttgttgacaaCTTTAATTCATGATCATAAACAAAAACGTGTCCTTACAACTacatgcagtgtggacagcacACATCAGGTCCCAGACAGCATTTCCACAGTTTAGACTTCAAACATGAGTTAGGTTGTGCTTCAGCATGTCCTACAGATCAGAAAGAATGTGACAGCTTTGTGTATTTACTGACgtttataataaatgtgttgtaaggTAGCTGTGACTCTAACATCACAGCCTGCACTTTAGTAACGGCTCAACACAAACTGATCTCCCTTCAGTATTATGAATAGAAACCAGCGAAGCTAACAGATTCTTTTCTATCCATAGTGACATAATAAAACTTCAGTCTTTTGTTCAGGATTAAAACATGTTGTCAAAATGCCGTCAAGGACCTGAACTGTCTTGGCAAGGTGACTTTTTGCAATGCTTCATTGGGGCCAAGTGAAATCAACTTTTTAGTTTCTTCCCAATCTTTGTTAGTCAAGAAATCTCCCAAAATGAAAAGAGTGTTTACTGAATCAGGCATTTtgagaatttattttattttctataatcATTAACTTTTGACATTTCAAAGTAGCAACTCCTGCATGAAATCTTGCATTCCTTCTATCACGTCTAAATGTAAGTAAGACTTAAACAAGTATTTGATTTTAACACTTTAATGTGTGCCACAATATTCCAGAAGTAAAAAAGAGCTCACTGAAAGGCGAATGTAAGACAGCCTTACATTTGACATGCACTAGTATTCACACACAGAAGCAAAGTATTACTGTTGGAGTTTGCGTTAAATACCAAAAAGTCGACTAACAAAGGATCCAATTTTAAACCAACATTTTTGAGACTCCGACAATGACTCCCAATATTTTCAGTTCTGCAGAAATCAAAAAGGCCCAACGGTCGCCCttccacaacaacaaactaTGACACTAAAACGCCAGCGCCGCTTTTCGAGCCGCCTCCCTCGCTGTCCCGCGACGCCGCAGACTGGTCCTGTGCCTCTGCCTCGCCCTCTCCCACCAACCGGATGTTGTAGCGTTCCCTGTACTCTGTGAGCTCGCGACCTTTTGACTGCATCTGCGTGTTGATGGACTCGACTATTTTGGTGATCtgtgggggggagagagaggagagcgggTGAGAGCTTGTGACATTAAACAACAttatatttgtacttttctttctCCGCCTACATTACCTGCTCTTTGTTGCTTTCCAAGGCTGGTAGAACTTCTTTTACCGTCCTCTCCACCAAAACTCCTCCCACCAGACGAAAGCATTTCCTTGAAGGGTCCACGTCCTTCAGGGTGTCAACTACtaagctggagaaaaaaaacaagaacaaaatgatgTTAAGAACAAACACTGACTCTATGATGAGGGAAGAGATTCACAAAGCTGCTCCGTTTTCTAGTCCTTAACTTTAACTGAGCTGACATCAAAGCTAAAGCAGACTATAAACAAGGCAATACCAGATTGTCCAGGTGAGCAGGAGAAATATATTTCACTCTGACTCCACAGCTCTTCAGGAGGTGTGAACATGTTTTCACCAACCTGTGCTCGTTGATCTCCATCTCCAGCTCTGCAGCTTTCGAGGCCATACTGCGCTGCTCCTGACGCATCTTCTGAAATGTTGCCACCACCTGTCACACAATGAATGAACATAGAAAGCAACACGATTATACATCAATATAGATACTCCAGATGAgtgatgggcaactttggtcacagcaagggccacattaatttaattctcactgccagaggggaCAAATTTtaggatacaaaaacaattacagtcaattTTATCTCcgatttaactcaacatataccagtgatcaaatattattatggacatatttctggttttcatgatttcatggcagatttagtcatgttttcttcatgtttccaattaattgatatataaaaattgacctgaggaccacgttgagggttgattggggccgccagttgcccacccctgctctaGATTTATACCACTTTTATTTTCAGCACCGTTAACAGAGCTGGATAAGAAACACTCAAACGCTCCGTCCTTCCATTAAAACAGATTGAAGCCATTCTGATGTATTTACTGCAGTATCTGTCTTACACTAGCTTCATCAATAGCACAAAATGCAAATGTTCAATGTGCTTCAGCTTGCCTGGTTTCAATAtttagaatagaattactttattgatcccaaactgggaaatgaATGAATACAGATAATCAGTACTGCTTCTGTTAGAATTATCAATTTAACATTAAGCAAACGCTATAAGTTTTCATACTCCAGCCTaaggctgggaaatatatcgagtttttaagatatatcaatatattttcaaactagttatagggtaagacaacatcgttaatatggatatagtttaagttgcattaaaataacattacagaggtgccaggtctcctttttctcatctcactgatgatgatgactgactgtctgtccctcttcaccctgctcctcctctctctctcttttattgtatttaaggaacatttttattttataatattactttttaaattcacaaacaggtactttattttccatgtgttttcactgttaataaaatacatatccaTATATATCGAGTATTGCCATTCCgctaatcaatatcaagatctgagttttggtccatatctcCCAGCCCTACTCCAGCCTTTAAAATGTAGAATTTAACACTTGTAAACAATGTAAATATATTGGTTGGATAACTGAAGTCACTGATATCTCACTATGTTCCTTCGAGCTGCAGAAAACTACAATATGGATATTATAAAATGTTtgccttacattttttttgattaaaaacataaaataatggATGGAATGCAAACATTTTGTAAGGGAGAACTACATTAAAGTAGTTCTAATTGTACTAAAGCAGGGgtgggccacatgcggcccccttcaaccctcaacgtggccctcaggtaaattttttacatatcaattaattggaaacatttGTGGAAACACAATTATATTAAAGTAAGAGAGTAGTGAAGGAACAACCACCCCCCGCCCCCTTCtatttacagttttattttatttttattaatatatatatatatatttttatttttattattattagtattagtTATTCTTctctaaatcttaatttaattatcttttctctcttcataccttttctttggatttttatctatttttattatttcttattttattttttatctattttaattgttttttattattattagtattatttgtATCTTctctaaatcttaatttaatctTCGTACCTTTTCTTTAgatttttatctattttatttcatttcatgttgtattcttgtatgtttaaatatatatatatatataaaaatgtgccaggaCGAACAAaatttgtgatgaaatatgacaacttgtaaTGAAGTAAAACAGTCtgcaataaagtaataaaaaaaacatgaagaaatctgccatgaaatcatgataataatatttgatcactgagTTAAATTGAgacataatatatatatatatatatatatatatatatatatctttgaCTGTAAGGGTTGAATTTGGCCCTCTGgaagtgagaattaaatgaatgtaaccCTTACTGTGACCCTCCCTGCACTAAAGGGAAGCAGCTGAATGGTTTCAACACTTAGTAAACATATTATTgtgttatttaaatgttatttaaggAGGTTTGAGGTCTGCAGAGATAAAAATAGATTCTTCTACTTTCTCGAACTGAACAAAACCACATTCACACCTAACAGActtttcttatttaaattaACTCACATTAAAacgtttattattattattattattattattatcatcttgAATAAGTGACTAACTTGATCTAAACAGAAGCTACATGAGAGGAAACACGATGTTTAAAGTGATGAGAAAGCAAAAAGAAGATGATGGggaagctaacgttagcttcagttagcttccAGTCAGATTAAAGGCTTTATCATAGACGGACACGGTCGACCAGCGACGGCGGAGTTTGTACCGACTCCAGCCGCCTGAGGTGGAGGTAAATGTACCTGCTCGGCTGAAGGGCCGGACTGTTTCCCACCCGCGGTGTTGCTCGATTTGCTAACCGTGCTGCTACTGTTGGCTGCCATCTTGGAAGGGTGTTGCTGAGAAGGACCCCCGGACCGACGTAAAGCCGAGAGGGTATTACGTAAAGTGGTAGTTCATGTGAGCGCCTGTCGGGAAATTCTGCTCAGTTCGTGAAATATAGaagtaagtaagtaaaaatCCAATATCTGttattagtttattttgtttaaacaaTGTATTTGCCTGTACGTAACAATAAAacactgtgggtttttttgtgtgtgctgcttTAAATATAATATGACAATGGCCCAACTCTTTCTTTCtatttgttcaaattaaaatcagaCACTCAAACGAAATGTTCAACATGGTCATCTCAGCTAATCCCAATAAATAGTCctctaatttaaaataaataatttggtTAAATATCtcaatttctctctctttttttttttttttatcttcacattttattaattCAAATTTCTGTCTCATCCTCATAATAACCTCAGAGATGTAGAAAgttagagacaagaaaacatatttatattttcatttcattgtacagtgttcccctttgttattgttttgtattatatctttgctttaatacagtgtatagcttctgtacagtttattttaaatcacttagctgttactacaacttgtttatttttacttttacttttttttgttataatgctattctactttattaataattttaacttttttttttgtagaagctgactcagggagaaacacacaagaaatcaaatgtacctgtactgtcctgtacctgtgcaaatggcaataaacatctattctattctattctattacaGGTCGGTGTTACCAGCAGTGGCAGGTCTTTCTCCAGCAGGTGGTGATAGTGTGGCTCAGTGTTGGTTTCCATCCTCTGATaaagaacagagaagaagaaatgcacGGCTGACCCTCTCTGTTGtacagtgaacacagagcaAACCAAACAGTGCAGGTGACATGCTGTAAGGGGTCACTGGGACCAATGTTCATGGTGAGGTGCATTGTGGGAACGTCTGCAAAGTCTCTGAGACAACGGATCAAACTGCAGAGCAGGTTTGTTTACTTTTCTGACAGGGGAATACTTGTCTGTACAGAGCCACAGAGGTTACATCTCTGAGAAAAGCTGCACAATATTCTGCAGTCGTTATAGAATAACTGACAGTTAATGATAAACCATGTTTGACCTGATGTACTTACCTGACATGTAGCGTCTGTTCTGTAGACATAACAACATCGTCCTCTCACTGCAGGATGTCCACTCTGCCTCGCCCCTTGGCTGCTGTTTGCCAGGTGACAGCCACCCCGGACAAACAGGCCAACCTCTCTGCCTGCAAAGAGCTGGTGGAGGAAGCCAAGGCTCGAGGGGCCAGCATGGTGTTCCTACCCGAGGCCTTCGACTACATCGGATCCAGTCGAGAGGAGACGCTGTCTCTATCTGAGAGCCTGACGGGAGACACGATGTCACAGTACACTCAGCTGGCCAGGTGGGTgaactctttcttctttcttttcctagaaaatgttgacaaagaggaagaagtttGGCTTTGTTCATCCCACGGGAGATTCATTTCTCAGgtccctttttcttttgtttaagtAAAAGTTTGAATCTCTTTCTTGTTTGACCCTGGTGTTTATCTCATTTATTTACTTGTAAAGTCATTTTAactgagtgttttcttacattACTGTTTTGATTGTTGTTATTCTTTAGTCTTGCAAAATGTAAATTCAATTCTGTTCTGattcttgttctgtgttttcctgtttgaagCCCTTAAGGTGTATGTGTTGAATGTGAAAGATGCtaaacagatgtttaaaataCACTGCTATTTTCATGATGTAATAACCCATTAAGGAACAAGAGCTTGTGTGCTGCAGTATTTGAAGCTATGGAGTCTGCTCGTTGATTCCACCGTTGTgtacatcatttaaatgttgcaAAGCGAGTCTTGTTGGTAAAACTACTTTAACTGTGACTGATCTTTAAACCTGACCTCTCCTTCTTCCAGGAAGTTGGAAGTGTGGCTGTCTTTAGGAGGATTTCACGAACGAGGACACGACTGGGAATCTGACCGAAGAATCTACAACAGTCACGTGATaataaatgataaaggtacGACCTCGAAAAAACCTGTGTTTACATTCTCTCACACCGAAACACAACAAACTATTTGAACAGCTTAAGTATTCTTTTAAGAGCTACACACATGTTTTTCCTTTCAACGCTGACATGTTGTCATGACACCCACAGGTGACATCATTTCAGTCTACAGGAAGTCCCATTTGTTCGACGTGGAGCTGCCAGAAAAAGGCGTGTCCCTTAAAGAAAGCGCATTCACCATCCCGGGACCTTCGCTTGTATCCCCGGTCCAAACTCCCATCGGCAAAGTACTCCTGAAAATACACTCACACTCAATTCTTCATATGTTTGATCTGTGAAACGTACTGCTTCAGAAAACTACAACTGTTGAGAGAAATATTTAGACTCTGCGCTGTATCAAAATCTGAATATTTATCCTGAGAGGGGCCAGAGGTTGGAGTAATTCACAAACATTTCACATGTTTACGACTGAACCAAACATAAACAGCATTTTATATGTGAGGTTTAAATGGAATgtgctgcagagaaaaacatagctttgaaaaggaaatcaaattTTTTATCTGGAAGTGTTTAAACATTAAGCTTTCTGTCTcatcattttataaaaaaaaagttgtttttttttaaatgtaaagactCTCTCTTTGAAATAATGTTTTGATACCAAATCTTCAGGCACTTCTTGCGTCCACTTTGATCTCCTCATCTgtagttaaaggctttatatgtgatttttttttttgatccagcaggtgtcgcccttgagcaccagcatgaaaccaaaacaactcgctctgcattgttgtgttagcatgctaatgctagcgatctttattacgctcatatcttcacactgcatgtaaatttacctgaaatgagcgtgatctagaaacacagttaagcagtgagtacagtatgttattcttcttttctctagtccctcaattaaacaacttttatacacgaggggaggagtcagccggccgtcctggcgatgtaaacaaactgaagataggactctgaaaactctgaaagcatcaaagacagtgggactcaggtgttacacccattgtagacagtcatgactcacagagttattttcagaggatatacttgatttatatttaagtgtgaaaaatcacatatgaagcctttaaacatTAAGATCTGTCTTTATTCTGAGTCTGGTGTTATTCTGTTGTCACAGGTCGGACTTGGTATCTGCTATGACCTGAGATTCCCCGAGTTATCTCTGGCTCTACAAAGGTCCGGAGCTGACATTCTGACTTACCCATCAGCCTTCACTGTGGCTACAGGAGCCGCTCACTGGGAGGTGGGACGTTACAACAAAGTGGATTTAaagccaaacaaacacaaacatgcttttTAAATGTCCCATGCGATGTTTT
This portion of the Labrus bergylta chromosome 22, fLabBer1.1, whole genome shotgun sequence genome encodes:
- the nit1 gene encoding deaminated glutathione amidase isoform X1 produces the protein MFMVRCIVGTSAKSLRQRIKLQSRMSTLPRPLAAVCQVTATPDKQANLSACKELVEEAKARGASMVFLPEAFDYIGSSREETLSLSESLTGDTMSQYTQLARKLEVWLSLGGFHERGHDWESDRRIYNSHVIINDKGDIISVYRKSHLFDVELPEKGVSLKESAFTIPGPSLVSPVQTPIGKVGLGICYDLRFPELSLALQRSGADILTYPSAFTVATGAAHWEVLLRARAIETQCFVLAAAQVGRHHEKRSSYGHALAVDPWGEVLGDCGGEKPGMVLVEIDLEKVASTRRNMPVQQHRRDKDFYQSVEET
- the pfdn2 gene encoding prefoldin subunit 2, producing the protein MAANSSSTVSKSSNTAGGKQSGPSAEQVVATFQKMRQEQRSMASKAAELEMEINEHSLVVDTLKDVDPSRKCFRLVGGVLVERTVKEVLPALESNKEQITKIVESINTQMQSKGRELTEYRERYNIRLVGEGEAEAQDQSAASRDSEGGGSKSGAGVLVS
- the nit1 gene encoding deaminated glutathione amidase isoform X2 — its product is MSTLPRPLAAVCQVTATPDKQANLSACKELVEEAKARGASMVFLPEAFDYIGSSREETLSLSESLTGDTMSQYTQLARKLEVWLSLGGFHERGHDWESDRRIYNSHVIINDKGDIISVYRKSHLFDVELPEKGVSLKESAFTIPGPSLVSPVQTPIGKVGLGICYDLRFPELSLALQRSGADILTYPSAFTVATGAAHWEVLLRARAIETQCFVLAAAQVGRHHEKRSSYGHALAVDPWGEVLGDCGGEKPGMVLVEIDLEKVASTRRNMPVQQHRRDKDFYQSVEET
- the b4gat1 gene encoding beta-1,4-glucuronyltransferase 1 produces the protein MHLSKKCSAFKVVLSALLIVALLQLIYLSFLSRFHGKQQRYRYSELFGGSGGKKNAHAEKNSRKERLRYSLSTGGIFDNSGQYRVYKNLIKSDYTTDQKPGSAPSSNVLALGTHTTINNLHHLESLLQRWQNPLSVAIFAHGQDVKFATALVYALSFFCPQIQALVDFHLVCLSGEMASFPEQDREHFAGLEDCASVFSRLETYRDKHKNYAISGNVSYPNNLLRNVARGGMESSFMLVIDIDMMPSADLHQNFLDMIKKRQPTSEEVFVLPAFEIRHARKLPGTKEELVQLYQVGEVRPFYEELCPRCQAPTNYSRWVNSHVRDTGTLEVAYTLAWVDPWEPFYIGPRTVPLYDENFKQYGFNRISQACELHVAGYRFSVLSTAFVVHRGFKIQGEFHAKKDEENKHNRVLFRSFKEGLKTKYPSSNRRC